The Ranitomeya imitator isolate aRanImi1 chromosome 3, aRanImi1.pri, whole genome shotgun sequence genome has a window encoding:
- the TIAM1 gene encoding rho guanine nucleotide exchange factor TIAM1 isoform X3: MNSPDSCLSPSEFTGPQLATMRQLTDADKLRKVICELLETERTYVKDLNCLMERYLKPLQKETFLTQDELDVLFGNLVEMVEFQVEFLKTLEDGVRLVPDLEKLEKVDQFKKVLFSLGGSFLYYADRFKLYSAFCASHTKVPKVLVKAKTDQNFKAFLDAQNPKQQHSYTLESYLIKPIQRILKYPLLLKELYSLTDAESEEHYHLDVAIKTMNKVASHINEMQKIHEEYGAVFDQLIAEQTGEIKEVADLSMGDLLLHSTVIWLNPPASLGKWKKDPELATFVFKTAVVLVYKDSSKQKKKLGGSHRASMFEDRDPFRFRHMIPTEALQLRALTTSDAETNSVCEIVHVKSESEGRPERAFHLCCSSPDSKKEFLRAVHSILRDKHRRQLLKTESLPNSQQYVPFGGKRLCALKGARPAMNRAVSAPSRSLARRRRLVRNRFTIDSDTVYSTSPDKESETETEPKPPQQTTSSGDTDRWVEEQFDLAQYEEQEDVKETDILSSDDEYCESIKSGSIEKDLGEQLEATSISSNPLSSMVQNTMATHASRMTQLKKQTAFSGLNGSIESTTEEVIWVKREDFVPARKLNTEI; the protein is encoded by the exons ATGAATTCTCCAGATTCTTGCCTGAGCCCCTCAGAATTCACCGGACCCCAACTAGCGACCATGAGGCAACTAACAGACGCCGATAAACTGCGCAAGGTTATTTGCGAGCTGCTGGAGACGGAGCGCACCTATGTCAAG GACCTCAATTGTCTCATGGAGAGATACCTTAAACCGTTGCAGAAGGAGACGTTCCTGACACAAGACGAG CTTGATGTGCTGTTTGGAAATCTGGTCGAGATGGTTGAATTTCAGGTTGAATTCCTTAAAACTTTGGAAGACGGGGTCAGGCTGGTACCAGACCTGGAGAAACTTGAGAAAGTAGACCAGTTTAAG AAAGTCTTATTTTCTCTTGGAGGATCCTTTCTGTATTACGCTGACCGGTTCAAGTTGTACAGTGCCTTCTGCGCCAGTCACACCAAGGTCCCGAAAGTGCTAGTCAAAG CTAAAACCGACCAGAACTTCAAAGCATTTCTGGACGCCCAGAACCCGAAACAGCAGCACTCGTACACGCTGGAGTCCTACCTGATCAAACCCATCCAGCGCATCCTGAAATACCCGCTGCTTCTGAAGGAGCTGTACTCCCTGACCGATGCGGAGAGTGAGGAGCATTATCACCTTGATG TTGCCATCAAGACCATGAACAAGGTGGCGAGTCACATTAACGAGATGCAGAAGATACACGAGGAGTACGGAGCCGTGTTTGATCAGCTCATAGCGGAGCAGACTGGAGAAATTAAGGAG GTTGCAGATCTGTCAATGGGGGATCTATTACTACACAGCACTGTGATATGGCTCAATCCTCCGGCGTCACTGGGGAAGTGGAAAAAGGACCCTGAACTGGCGACTTTTG TTTTTAAGACTGCTGTTGTGCTCGTATACAAGGACAGCTCCAAGCAAAAGAAGAAGCTG GGCGGCTCACATCGCGCTTCTATGTTTGAGGATCGGGATCCGTTTCGTTTTAGGCACATGATTCCTACAGAGGCTTTGCAGCTCCGGGCTCTGACTACATCAG ATGCAGAGACTAACTCTGTCTGTGAAATCGTCCATGTTAAATCTGAATCCGAGGGAAGACCGGAGCGGGCGTTCCACCTATGTTGCAG TTCTCCAGATAGCAAGAAGGAGTTCCTGAGAGCCGTGCACTCCATCCTGCGGGACAAGCACCGGAGGCAGCTGCTGAAGACTGAGAGCCTACCCAACTCCCAGCAATATGTCCCGTTTGGAGGGAAGAGGTTGTGTGCCCTGAAGGGTGCTCGTCCTGCCATGAACAGAGCAG TTTCCGCACCCAGCAGGTCTCTTGCTCGAAGGAGACGCCTTGTGAGAAATCGATTTACTATTGACTCTGACACGGTCTACTCAACAAGCCCCGACAAGGAATCCGAGACAGAGACTGAACCTAAGCCTCCGCAGCAGACGACCAGCAGCGGCGACACCGACCGCTGGGTGGAGGAACAGTTCGATCTTGCTCAGTACGAAGAGCAAGAAGACGTTAAAGAAACGGACATTCTCAGTAGTGACGACGAGTACTGCGAGTCTATCAAAAGTGGCTCTATAGAGAAAGATCTAGGCGAGCAACTAGAAGCCACCTCCATATCTAGTAACCCTCTGAGCAGCATGGTCCAGAACACCATGGCCACTCATGCTTCCCGAATGACTCAGCTGAAGAAGCAGACTGCGTTTTCTGGATTAAATGGCAGCATCGAGAGCACCACAGAGGAAGTCATATGGGTGAAACGCGAAGACTTTGTGCCTGCCAGGAAACTGAACACAGAAATATGA